The region AGTATATCTATATGATATCGAGACAGGCGGACCATGGACTCACGTTCAATCCGATTGAAGAAAAAAAGAAACAGAAGTTCTCAGAGGACAAAGAGGCACAGCTTTCTGTCGTCGAGCATCTGCCTGACATAGGCACCGCCATTGCAATGGCCATGCTCAAGCAGTTCAAATCGCTGAAGCAACTGTTTAACGCAACGAAAGAAGATCTGGTTTCTGTAGACGGAATCGGGGACAAGAGAGCAGAAAAGATACTGAAGTTTATTGCTAAGAAATACGAGTAGCGCCACTCCGGTTCGTATAACTAAGCCAAATACCTGCAAACAGTCCAACTCTCGGATGAATCAATTCGATACTTGATACGACAGTGATCTTGAATCAGATACTGAGAGTGCGAGTCGCGTTCTGAATTCCCGATGATCTCCAGAATTCAAGAGTTGCTCAAAATAGCTCACCCTCGATCCCCAGTGCACGCAGGAACTGCGATCCTACGATTGCCGCGAGAATTGGTACATCTGAGAAGCATGGAGATCATCCGGAAGCACTCTATTCCGATGGGAATTTTCCTGAATCTGAGATCAAAGTATAGGAAGAAAGATTGTGGCACAATGATTTGCAGAATATACTTGACAAGGCCGCATTTGTTTATTTTATGTACGCGATATTGATGCGGAGGCTGTTGAGAATTTAATTGTGAAGTTTGTCACAAAAATCGTATGACGGCTGAAGGCTTGTGATATGCAACTCGAGAACTACGGAACAGTCGGAATATTCCTCTTAGTCTCCGTCGGCTTTGTCCTGATGACATTTATCATTGCCAGGATCTTTCGACCGCAGCGACCCACCCCAAGTCAATTGCAGGCATATGAATGCGGCGAGCCGACCATCGGGCCGTCATGGGTACAGTACAACGTCCGCTACTATATTTTTGCACTGCTTTTTGTGATTTTCGATGTTGAAGTCGTCTTTCTGATCCCGTGGGCGGTCGTATACAAGCAGCTCGGACTCTTCGCATTGATCGAGATGCTGATATTCCTTTTTATTCTGATCTTCGGTCTCGTGTATGCCTGGAAGAAGGAGGTATTGAAATGGGTGTAGCATCCAAGCTGCCGGTATATTTTGAGCAGGTCCCCGGAGGGGGAATCATTACAACGAAACTCGAGCAGGTTCTCGATTGGAGCCGGGCATCATCGCTCTGGTATATGCTGTTCGGGCTCGCCTGCTGCGCTATAGAAATGATGTGCGCGGGAGCATCGCGCTATGATTTCGACAGGCTTGGAATGATATTCCGCGCATCGCCGAGGCAATCGGACCTCATGTTCGTCGCGGGTACTGTGACACACAAGATGGCGCCACGTGTGAAGCTGCTCTACGACCAGATGTCATCGCCGAAGTACGTGATCGCTATGGGCGGATGCGCAACTCGTGGTGGTCCCTTCTATTACGACTCATATTCAGTTCTGAAGGGCGTTGATTTGATAATTCCGGTTGATGTATACATCCCAGGGTGCCCTCCGAGGCCTGAATCGCTGATGGAAGGCTGCCTGAAACTGATGGAAAAGGTTAAGAAGGAAAAGATGGCCGACTGGAGCAGAGATGTCCGACCAGAGTGATATGGTCAAATCACTGATTGCGGCCTTTCCCGGTAAAGTCATCGCGCTTGAGCTTGCTCCGGAGCAGGCTGCCGTCCTCGTGGGAGCATCTGCAGTGCGGGACTTCTTCCGACATCTGAAAAGTGATGACAAACTCAGGTTCGACTATCTATCCTCTCTTTCGGGAGTCGATGCCGGCGAGCATCTTGAAGTAGTCTATCACATATTTTCGACTGTTACAAAAGCAAAACTGACTGTGAAGGTTCAACTCCCGACCGAGAACGCCGAGATCCACTCGATCTGCGACATCTATCGCGCTACTGATTGGTACGAGCGGGAGATTCGTGAGCTTTACGGTATAGAAGTGTTGAATCATCCCGACATGCGCCCGCTGCTGCTGCCAGAAGATTGGGATCAGGGGCCTCCAATGCGCAAGGGGTGGACCGGCAGAGATTTCATTGTAAAACCTGAGTAATCTTTAGATAGGGCATCTTTGATTAGGTATGGACGAAGAGATTAGATCAGACCAATTAATCAGTAAATCCACTGACTCAGGTTTTGCGACTGAAGAGTTCATGGTCAATATGGGTCCGCAGCACCCATCGACTCACGGCGTATGCCGCTTGCTACTTACAATGGACGGCGAGGTGGTCAAAGACTGCCAGCCGCACGTCGGCTACCTCCATCGCGCGATTGAGAAGATCTCTGAAAACCGCACTTATGCTCAGATAATTCCACTCACCGACAGATTCGAATATCTCACGTCGATGGCCTGCAACTGGGTTTTCTGTCTCGGTGTCGAGCGTATCTCGCAGATGGAAGTGCCCGAGCGCGCCGAGTATATACGGGTCATCATGGTGGAATTGAACAGAATCGCGTCGCATCTGGTGTGGCTTGGGACATTCGGTCTTGATCTGGGTGCAATCACGCCATTCCTATATTGTCTGCGCGAACGCGAGCTGATAATGGATCTCTTCGAGATGACATGCGGGCAGAGATTGCTCTACAACTACATTCGCGTCGGTGGAGTATCGAGAGACCTTCCCGTCGGATTCGAGAAGAAATGTAAAGAGTTTGTCGGATATTTCATGCCGCTCGTGGACGATTACGAGGCTCTTCTGACGAATAACCCGATCTTCCTTACGCGCACCAAGAATATCGGTATTCTTCCGGTCGATATGGCGCTCAATTATGCCGTATCGGGGCCGGTGCTGCGCGGCAGCGGACTGAAGTGGGATCTTCGAAAAGACGATCCGTACGGCTACTACCACAAATTTGATTTCGAAATCCCAACCGGTACAGTCGGCGACACCTGGGATAGATATATCGTGCGCATCAATGAGATGAGACAGTCTGCGCTGATCGTAAAGCAAGCCATTGAAGGCCTGCCGGAAGGCGAATTCCGCGCAAAGGTGAAGCCATCATTCAAACCGCCTGCCGGTGAGTGCTACACTCGAATCGAAGCGGCTCGTGGTGAAATGGGTGCTTACATCGTCAGCGATGGCACGGCAAAGCCTACACGACTGCGACTCCGTGGGTCATCCTATAATCACATTATGGTTCTGCCGGAGATTGTCAAAGGGCTCAAGATCGCTGATCTGGTCGCAATATTTGCATCGTTTGATGCCATTATGCCGGAGGTTGATCGCTAATGGAGCTTTGCGGCATTTTCAGTTGGGTCGGCGACTTACTCCGCGAGATCGGGCTTTCGGGAACACCATTCTTAATCGTTTCCAATGTCATGGTCGCAGCAGCTCTCCTCGGCATTCTCTCACTGATGGCGCTGTTCCTTGTGTGGTGGGAGCGAAAAGTCTCCGCGCACATACAGGATCGTCTTGGACCGATGCGTGTAGGGTACCACGGCGCGCTGCAGACGCTCGCCGATGGTCTTAAACTGCTCCAAAAAGAAGATATCACGCCTTCAGGTGCAGATCGAGGAGTCTTTTTCTGGGCGCCGGTCATCACGTTTGTAGCCTGCTTCATGGCGTATGTCACGATTCCGTGGGGCGAAGGATTGATCCCGGCCGATCTCAATATCGGTATTCTCTACATCATCGCGATTACGACCTTCACAGTCATCAGTCTACTGATGGCAGGATGGGGATCGAACAATAAATGGGCACTGCTGGGCGGCATGCGCTCCGCGGCGCAGGTGATTTCTTATGAAGTCCCGCTGACCGTCGCCATCCTCGGTGTGATCGTTCTTGCAGAGTCGCTTTCGATGCAAAAAATCGTGACGGCGCAGGATGGTGTGCTGAACTGGTTCATCTGGAGGCAGCCGCTTGGATTTGTGATCTATATCATTGCTGCGACTGCCGAAGTCAATCGCACTCCATTTGATCTGCCGGAAGCGGAGCAGGAATTGGTAGCCGGGTTTAATGTCGAATATTCCGGAATGAAATTCGCCATGTTCTTCCTGGCGGAGTTTTTGAATATGTTCACCGTTGCGGCTATAGCAACGACGCTGTTCCTCGGAGGCTGGAACGGTCCGATTCTGCCGTCATGGCTATGGTTCCTCGGCAAGACGCTGGTTATCGTCTTTGTCTTGATGTGGTTCAGATGGACTTACCCGCGACTGAGAGTCGATCATCTTATGGAATTCGCGTGGAAGTGGCTTCTGCCGCTGGCATTCCTGAACTTGATTCTGACTGGAATCGGCCACTACCTGTGGGAGACGCTTTTCGGATAGGAATATGGGTAACTTTAGAAGTCTCATAGATGGTGTCTACAATTTGCTCTTAGGCCTTGGCGTGACCGCCAGGCGGTTGCCAAAGCCGGCTGTAACGCTTCAGTACCCCAAAGAGCGTTGGGAGATGCCGGAGCGATCGCGCGGTATAGTGGTCCTTCTCTCCGACAAGGAGACTGGCGAACTCAACTGCACAGGATGCTTGCTCTGTGAGAAAGCTTGTCCTACGGGCGCGATTACCATCGAGCGCGAGAAGAATGAGCAGAAAAAGTGGTACGCCAGAAGCTTCACGGTAGACAATACCATTTGTTGTTTCTGTGGTCTCTGCGAAGAGGCATGCAATTTCGCGGCGATCAAAATGGCGACAATGTATGAGTTCTCTGTTTACAATCAAAGCGAACTGATTTACGATATAAACAGGCTGCAGGAACTCGGAAGAGACGTGCCGTATACGCCCAGGCCAAAGAAGAAACCGGCTGCGAAGGTAACTGAGGGTGGAGAGGCTGACAAAGCAGGAGAAGCCGAACCGGAGGCAGAAGAGTAGTCATGCTATCTGAAACTGCGTCATTGGTGTTCTGGGTAATCGCCTTCGTGACAATCATGTCGGCCATACTCGTGGTGAGTCTACGGAATATTTTTCACTCTGCCCTATTCCTGGTGCTGTGCCTCTTTGCTGTCGCCGGAATATTCATTCTTTGTGAGGCGGAGTTCCTCGCCGGTGTTCAGGTGCTGATCTATGCCGGCGGAATAGCTGTCTTGATGATTTTCGCAGTTATGCTTACTACACAAATGACCAATTATAGCATCAGTCAACAGAATGAGCAGAGGCCTCTGAGCGCTCTCGTGGCATTCTGTTTCCTTCTGATTGCCGTCGGTTCGATACTTAAGACTCTATCTGTACCGGGCGGTTTCCCGCTGGCAAGCCACCCGGAAATCGAAGGAAGTACAACGCATACTATTGGACAGCTGCTTCTGAGAGACTTCGTGCTGCCGTTCGAGCTCGTATCAGTGGTGCTGCTGGTCGCCTTGATCGGAGCGGTTGTGCTTGCGAAAAAGGATGGTGAATAGATGCAGGTCGGTTTAATACACTTTCTGGCGCTCGGCGCAGT is a window of Candidatus Zixiibacteriota bacterium DNA encoding:
- a CDS encoding NADH-quinone oxidoreductase subunit A — encoded protein: MQLENYGTVGIFLLVSVGFVLMTFIIARIFRPQRPTPSQLQAYECGEPTIGPSWVQYNVRYYIFALLFVIFDVEVVFLIPWAVVYKQLGLFALIEMLIFLFILIFGLVYAWKKEVLKWV
- a CDS encoding NADH-quinone oxidoreductase subunit B, whose translation is MGVASKLPVYFEQVPGGGIITTKLEQVLDWSRASSLWYMLFGLACCAIEMMCAGASRYDFDRLGMIFRASPRQSDLMFVAGTVTHKMAPRVKLLYDQMSSPKYVIAMGGCATRGGPFYYDSYSVLKGVDLIIPVDVYIPGCPPRPESLMEGCLKLMEKVKKEKMADWSRDVRPE
- a CDS encoding NADH-quinone oxidoreductase subunit C, giving the protein MSDQSDMVKSLIAAFPGKVIALELAPEQAAVLVGASAVRDFFRHLKSDDKLRFDYLSSLSGVDAGEHLEVVYHIFSTVTKAKLTVKVQLPTENAEIHSICDIYRATDWYEREIRELYGIEVLNHPDMRPLLLPEDWDQGPPMRKGWTGRDFIVKPE
- a CDS encoding NADH-quinone oxidoreductase subunit D — protein: MDEEIRSDQLISKSTDSGFATEEFMVNMGPQHPSTHGVCRLLLTMDGEVVKDCQPHVGYLHRAIEKISENRTYAQIIPLTDRFEYLTSMACNWVFCLGVERISQMEVPERAEYIRVIMVELNRIASHLVWLGTFGLDLGAITPFLYCLRERELIMDLFEMTCGQRLLYNYIRVGGVSRDLPVGFEKKCKEFVGYFMPLVDDYEALLTNNPIFLTRTKNIGILPVDMALNYAVSGPVLRGSGLKWDLRKDDPYGYYHKFDFEIPTGTVGDTWDRYIVRINEMRQSALIVKQAIEGLPEGEFRAKVKPSFKPPAGECYTRIEAARGEMGAYIVSDGTAKPTRLRLRGSSYNHIMVLPEIVKGLKIADLVAIFASFDAIMPEVDR
- the nuoH gene encoding NADH-quinone oxidoreductase subunit NuoH — protein: MELCGIFSWVGDLLREIGLSGTPFLIVSNVMVAAALLGILSLMALFLVWWERKVSAHIQDRLGPMRVGYHGALQTLADGLKLLQKEDITPSGADRGVFFWAPVITFVACFMAYVTIPWGEGLIPADLNIGILYIIAITTFTVISLLMAGWGSNNKWALLGGMRSAAQVISYEVPLTVAILGVIVLAESLSMQKIVTAQDGVLNWFIWRQPLGFVIYIIAATAEVNRTPFDLPEAEQELVAGFNVEYSGMKFAMFFLAEFLNMFTVAAIATTLFLGGWNGPILPSWLWFLGKTLVIVFVLMWFRWTYPRLRVDHLMEFAWKWLLPLAFLNLILTGIGHYLWETLFG
- a CDS encoding NADH-quinone oxidoreductase subunit I translates to MGNFRSLIDGVYNLLLGLGVTARRLPKPAVTLQYPKERWEMPERSRGIVVLLSDKETGELNCTGCLLCEKACPTGAITIEREKNEQKKWYARSFTVDNTICCFCGLCEEACNFAAIKMATMYEFSVYNQSELIYDINRLQELGRDVPYTPRPKKKPAAKVTEGGEADKAGEAEPEAEE
- a CDS encoding NADH-quinone oxidoreductase subunit J, which codes for MLSETASLVFWVIAFVTIMSAILVVSLRNIFHSALFLVLCLFAVAGIFILCEAEFLAGVQVLIYAGGIAVLMIFAVMLTTQMTNYSISQQNEQRPLSALVAFCFLLIAVGSILKTLSVPGGFPLASHPEIEGSTTHTIGQLLLRDFVLPFELVSVVLLVALIGAVVLAKKDGE